Proteins encoded together in one Oncorhynchus mykiss isolate Arlee chromosome 7, USDA_OmykA_1.1, whole genome shotgun sequence window:
- the LOC110527406 gene encoding complex I assembly factor TIMMDC1, mitochondrial-like — translation MKVMSARLMSSLVRVPAGALIIAMQGLAGALIIAMQGLAGALISTMQGLAGETVRERRRERRELYELKLAEWSARLQLTDDLIGDLSSSGRIQDVDKDIQKIQELLSLPWNESVAQD, via the exons ATGAAGGTGATGTCAGCTCGGCTCATGTCATCTCTTGTCAGGGTGCCGGCAGGAGCTCTGATCATCGCCATGCAGGGATTGGCTGGAGCTCTGATCATCGCCATGCAGGGATTGGCTGGAGCTCTGATCAGTACCATGCAGGGATTGGCAGGAGAAACAgtacgggagaggaggagggagcgcAGAGAGCTGTATGAACTAAAACTGGCAGAATG GAGTGCCCGTTTGCAGTTGACGGATGACCTGATTGGTGATTTGAGCAGCAGTGGGCGGATCCAGGATGTAGACAAGGACATACAGAAGATCCAGGAGCTGCTCAGTTTACCATGGAACGAGTCCGTGGCCCAAGACTGA